Proteins encoded together in one bacterium window:
- a CDS encoding SPOR domain-containing protein, whose amino-acid sequence MSSAPAEGGGGGGRRPARLVAGCLLLALAVPAAAGPWPTPPRAAGVSVGKLPPAEARDYRFAAGFYQALTRELGVGDVERLADAEAERLGRALLSQGEGSAALRLLARRRDLSPSLGLLLALTSKPATWSSLERERWREAFAADDAESLYWRARVAQALGETARARQVLGDLLRREPGAVFAPAALELMQGLPESAPRAGAAPEGAAPSAARGTDLRVQWGVFQEAPGARRLLSAIQAYGQAAELVPGLQGGQTLYRVCSPAFASETEARALGEQLRLRYGLDYVLFRPAPANAAESGARR is encoded by the coding sequence GTGTCCAGCGCACCCGCTGAGGGTGGGGGCGGGGGCGGACGGCGCCCAGCGCGGCTGGTCGCCGGCTGCCTCCTGCTCGCCCTGGCGGTCCCCGCCGCCGCCGGTCCCTGGCCGACCCCACCGCGGGCCGCCGGCGTCTCCGTGGGGAAGCTGCCGCCCGCCGAGGCGCGCGACTACCGCTTCGCCGCCGGCTTCTACCAGGCGCTGACCCGGGAGCTGGGCGTGGGGGACGTCGAGCGGCTCGCGGACGCGGAGGCCGAGCGGCTGGGTCGCGCCCTGCTCAGCCAGGGCGAGGGCAGCGCGGCCCTTCGGCTCCTGGCCCGGCGGCGCGACCTCTCGCCGAGTCTCGGCCTCCTGCTCGCGCTCACCAGCAAGCCCGCGACCTGGAGCAGTTTGGAGCGCGAGCGCTGGCGGGAGGCCTTCGCCGCCGACGACGCGGAGTCGCTCTACTGGCGCGCGCGCGTCGCCCAGGCCCTCGGCGAGACGGCGCGGGCGCGCCAGGTGCTCGGCGACCTCCTCCGGCGGGAACCCGGTGCGGTCTTCGCGCCGGCGGCCCTCGAGCTGATGCAGGGGCTGCCCGAGAGCGCGCCGCGCGCCGGCGCCGCACCGGAGGGCGCCGCGCCGAGCGCCGCCCGGGGAACCGACCTGCGGGTGCAGTGGGGCGTCTTCCAGGAGGCCCCGGGCGCGCGGCGGCTGCTCTCGGCCATCCAGGCCTACGGCCAGGCGGCCGAACTCGTCCCCGGTCTGCAGGGCGGCCAGACGCTCTACCGGGTCTGCTCGCCGGCCTTCGCGAGCGAGACGGAGGCGCGCGCGCTGGGGGAGCAGCTGCGCCTGCGCTACGGGCTGGACTACGTCCTCTTCCGCCCGGCGCCGGCGAACGCGGCGGAGAGCGGGGCGCGCCGATGA
- a CDS encoding tetratricopeptide repeat protein, whose product MTDIGWLLPITLVVLVVGLIVYRRQRGAKPKLPITDHHVAALEALADGDTGRALGELQAAVQHGQGGVDAYLRLAELSRAEGQLKKAIHLHRSLAVNTNWSPAVRQRILRGLAEDYLAAGRWDDALTQLDELRKLDARDPAIYRRLCQVYLRKLDGERAEQALKRAHKLEGASRADELAILHSELARRFLAEQRQREAGKAIEEALKLEPDCLPALRLSVDLALREGREQEAADGLQRLALTAQPGSEDDYQRMEKQFFDLGRYHEIQFVYQEVLSRDADFWPARFALARILQKRGRRDEAAHLLDPGLEADAATAGRAAALLLDWEQPERARRWLERWAGEAAPRVTTHRCRTCGVEHARPRWYCPACHAFKSYEPVREEPRVQRTR is encoded by the coding sequence GTGACGGACATCGGCTGGCTGCTGCCCATCACGCTCGTCGTCCTCGTGGTGGGCCTGATCGTCTACCGCCGGCAGCGGGGGGCGAAGCCGAAGCTGCCCATCACCGACCACCACGTCGCCGCGCTGGAGGCCCTCGCCGACGGCGACACCGGCCGGGCGCTGGGCGAGCTGCAGGCCGCGGTCCAGCACGGCCAGGGCGGCGTCGATGCCTACCTGCGCCTCGCCGAGCTCTCGCGCGCCGAAGGGCAGCTCAAGAAGGCGATCCACCTGCACCGCTCCCTGGCCGTGAACACGAACTGGAGCCCGGCCGTTCGCCAGCGTATCCTGCGCGGCCTGGCCGAGGACTACCTCGCCGCCGGTCGCTGGGACGACGCCCTCACGCAGCTGGACGAACTGCGCAAGCTCGACGCGCGCGATCCGGCCATCTACCGCCGCCTCTGTCAGGTCTATCTGCGCAAGCTCGACGGCGAGCGCGCCGAGCAGGCGCTCAAGCGCGCGCACAAGCTGGAGGGCGCGAGCCGCGCCGACGAGCTGGCCATCCTGCACAGCGAGCTGGCGCGGCGCTTCCTCGCCGAGCAGCGCCAGCGCGAGGCGGGCAAGGCCATCGAGGAAGCCCTCAAGCTCGAACCCGACTGCCTGCCCGCTCTGCGCCTGTCCGTCGACCTCGCTCTCCGCGAGGGCAGGGAACAGGAGGCCGCCGACGGCCTCCAGCGCCTCGCCCTCACGGCGCAGCCGGGCTCGGAGGACGACTACCAGCGCATGGAGAAGCAGTTCTTCGATCTCGGACGCTATCACGAGATCCAGTTCGTCTATCAGGAGGTGCTCAGCCGGGACGCCGACTTCTGGCCGGCGCGCTTCGCGCTCGCGCGCATTCTCCAGAAGCGCGGGCGCCGCGACGAGGCGGCCCACCTGCTCGACCCGGGCCTCGAGGCCGATGCGGCCACCGCGGGGCGGGCGGCGGCGCTGCTCCTGGACTGGGAGCAGCCCGAGCGGGCGCGGCGCTGGCTGGAGCGCTGGGCGGGCGAGGCGGCGCCGCGCGTCACGACCCATCGCTGCCGGACCTGCGGCGTCGAGCACGCCCGTCCCCGCTGGTACTGCCCGGCCTGCCACGCCTTCAAGAGCTACGAGCCCGTGCGCGAGGAGCCCCGTGTCCAGCGCACCCGCTGA
- a CDS encoding LapA family protein gives MWILQRFFFVVALALMLVLWSLNATEEVRVQYWFGDANVIDNSPLPLVMVTFFLFGVLFYYLFSIAREWRLRAEIRRLRRQSENKDRELRDLRNLPLDELSDTGSGYDAGLRLP, from the coding sequence ATGTGGATCCTGCAGCGGTTCTTCTTCGTCGTCGCGCTCGCCCTGATGCTCGTGCTCTGGAGCCTCAATGCCACCGAGGAAGTACGCGTGCAGTACTGGTTCGGCGACGCGAACGTGATCGACAACAGCCCGCTGCCGCTGGTGATGGTGACCTTCTTCCTGTTCGGCGTGCTCTTCTACTACCTCTTTTCGATCGCCCGCGAGTGGCGCCTGCGCGCGGAGATCCGCCGGCTCCGCCGCCAGAGCGAGAACAAGGACCGCGAGCTGCGCGACCTGCGCAACTTGCCGCTGGACGAGCTGTCGGACACGGGCAGCGGTTATGACGCGGGGCTGCGCCTGCCGTGA